The sequence below is a genomic window from Dehalococcoidia bacterium.
GCCGCCAATTTCTCACTGGGGGCGGTGCTCATGATGCACATGGCCAAGATCGCTAGTAAGTATTTTGACTATGCTGAGATCGTTGAAATGCATCACGAGAAGAAACTCGATTCCCCCTCAGGGACTGCCATGGCCACCGCTAAAGGGATGGTCGATTCCAGGGGGAATCGATTCACCTATCCTGAAACTGAAAAGGAAACTCTTCCAGGCGGACGCGGTGCTGAGTTTGAAGGAATAGCGCTGCACAGCGTGAGATCGCCCGGATACATGGCCCATCAAGAGGTCATCTTTGGAGCAGCCGGAGAGTTATTGAAAATTCGCCATGATTCCATCAATCGCGAGGCTTTCATGCCAGGTGTGATCCTCGCCATCAAAGAAGTGGGCAAATCCAAGGGCCTGACTGTTGGCCTGGACAAACTTCTAGGATTACAGGAGATCAGCACACGATGAGCGGCACATCGAGACCTGGGCGCCTTCTCACCGCTATGGTAACCCCTTTCGATAAGAAGGGGGAAGTCAATTACGATCAGGCGCAGAAACTGGCAGTGGCCCTGCTTGACTCCGGAAGCGACGGCATGGTCATTGCAGGCACCACCGGAGAATCCCCCACGATTACCCATAAAGAAGAGGTGCGTCTTATCGCTGAAGTAAGATCGGCTGTGGGAAAGCGCGGAACAATAGTAGCCGGCACGGGCAGCAACAGCACAGCGGAGGCCGTGGCAGCAACCCGAGACGCCGAAAAGATCGGGGTTGATGCCTGCCTCCTCGTAGTCCCTTACTACAACAAGCCCACTCAAGAAGGCCTGTACCAGCACTTCAAAGCCATCGCTGAAAGCACCAGCCTGCCCTGTATCCTTTACAATGTTCCATCGCGTGCGGTTGTCAATATGTCGGCGGAGACCGTCATACGGCTAAGCCGAATCGATAACATTATCGGCATAAAGGAAGCCAGTGGGAATCTCGACCAGGTTTCACAGATCATCAGCAACACCAAAGACGATTTTCTGGTCTATAGCGGCAACGACAATGATACTTTTGCAGTAATGGCGCTAGGCGGCTATGGGGTCATCAGTGTTGCCTCACACCTGGTCGGAAAACAGATACAAGAGATGATGGTCAATATCATCGAGGGAAGAATCGAAAGTGCGGCGCAAATTCACCGTCATCTTCTTTCCCTTGTGAATGCACTCTTCGTTATCTCAAGTCCCATACCGATCAAATACGCTTTGAATCATGTGGGGTTTGATGTAGGGCAACCCCGATTGCCGCTCACTCCACCGGATGAGAAATCGGCAGCCATTATTGAGGCTGCATTGAAGAAGTATCACATTGATTTACCCGTGGGTTAGCCGCAGTAGACTGCCCAGCGATGGGCAAAAAGCGCGCGATGCTCTTGAAAAAAAGGGGGAAGCCTTTTATAATCTCACTAGTATCAGAAGCGGCAACAGAAAACTCATCCATTGAGTCAGGGATTGTGCTAGAGTGCGGAAGGAATTGAACATGGGCGACCCCCAGAACCCCTATTCAACTCCCCTTCAAGATTCCAAGTGACCGAAGAATAAGCCGTTTGACGCTCAATTTGGCAAGGGTTGCCATAAATCGATAAAGTACGTCCACTACGAAGAGACGACCCTCAGAAGTAAGAAATGAGAGTAATTGCAGGCGAAGCCAAGGGGCGCACACTCAAATGGCCAAAGGAGCCGCACATCCGGCCCACGGCCGACCTGGTTCGAGGAGCCATATTCTCCGCACTCGAATCCCTTGAAGTGGATTGGTCACGCGCCCTTGACTTGTACGCCGGCACCGGCGCGCTGGGAATCGAGGCTTTGAGCCGGGGAGCAGAAGAAGTTGACTTTGTTGAGCAGAATCCCAAATGCTGTTCCGTGATTCGAGAGAATCTGGAGCACACCGGACTCGCTGGCAGAGCCAAGATCTACCGACTTGAGGCCAGAAAAGCTCTCCGAACTCTCCATGAGCATTACGGCATCATTTTCATGGACCCCCCTTATTCCGACCAGACCGAGCAAGCCATCTTGTGCGACGTCGTCACCTCCGGCCTGGTAAACAAGCAAACCACCATCATCATGGAACACCCTCAAAAGCTGAAGCCGGAAGCCACTCAGGGCAATTTCCAGAAGATAAGAAGTCTGCGACATGGAGACACATGTGTCTCCATATACCAGTGCGACGGAGGTGAAAAATGACTATCGCTCTATATCCGGGGAGCTTCGATCCGGTAACTTACGGGCATCTCGATATTGCCACCCGAGCGGCAAAGGTTTTCGATGAGTTGATCATAGGAGTCTTCGACCTACCGGCCAAAAATATCCTCTTTTCCACTGAAGAGAGAGTGGAGATGATACGGAAGTCCGTGAAGGATATCCCCAATATTCGGGCTACTGCGTTCTCTGGACTGACCGTCAACTATGCCCAGCAGATGAATGCCAGAGTCATCATCCGGGGTCTTAGAATGCGTCCCGACTTCGAGCGCGAATTTGAGATGGCCTTGATGAACAAGAAGCTGGCACCTCAAATCGAGGTGCTTTGCATGATGAGCAGCGTACAATATCAATTCCTGAGTTCCAGCCTCACCAAAGAAGTGGCCCATCTGGGCGGAGATATCGACGACCTGGTCCCCAAACATGTTTCCCTGGCGCTGAAAGAGAAAAGTTCGTCCAAAAAAGGTTAATCGTATCTGTTATCCAAAGGAGAAGATCACAAATGGCAATGAAGATCACTGATGACTGTATCGCTTGCGGAGCCTGCATATCGGAATGCCCGGTTGAGGCCATTACGGATGGCGATACAAAATCCATTATCGATCCCAAGAAGTGTGTCGAATGCAAAGGCTACGCCCCCTCTTCTAAGTGCGTGGATGTTTGCCCGGTAGAGGCAATCGTAAAAGCATAAGGGACCGGACAGCCACTCAACTCCCTTTGTGTTTTAAGAAGCTGACAACTACTCGATAGGGCATTTTCTAATCGAGTCCCTATCGAGTAGTTCTTTTCCCTCTCGTTCGCCTGGACCCAGCGGGAAGCGGTGAACGCAAGAGACGGGTGTTCTCTATGTCTCCCCCCTGAGCGGGGGAAAGGTGATTGATGTCACAAGGGAAACCATCGCTTCTCCTGTTTGATGCAAATGCTCTCATTCATCGAGCATTTCATGCCTTGCCCGGGCTTTCCACTAAATCAGGGCAACCAACAGGAGCTATCTATGGATTTGTCACCATGCTCCTGAAGACATTGGAGGAGCTGAAGCCTTCATATTGTGCAGTGGCTTTCGATAGCGCAGCCCCCACCTTCAGACACATTGAATTCCAGGACTATAAAGCCCACCGCCCCAAAACACCCGATGAACTTGTTTCGCAATTCGGTCTGGTTCGAGAGATCGTACAGGCCTTCAACATCCCCCAGTTCGAGATAGCCGGATTCGAAGCGGACGATATCCTTGGTGCTCTCAGCCAGCAGGCCAGCGCGCAGGGAGTCGATACCACCATCGTAACCGGGGATACCGATATGTTGCAACTCGTCTCTCCGAGCATCCGTGTTCTCCTGCCCAAGCCCAAGAGGCCCTTCAGCGATACCCAGATCTATGATGAGCAGGCAGTTCAGGAGCGATATAATCTCAACCCCCAACAACTATCTGACCTGAAAGGTCTCAAAGGGGACCCTTCCGATAACATCCCCGGCGTGCCGGGAATCGGAGAGAAGACCGCTCAAAAACTCATCAGTGAGTTTGGCAGCATCGAAGATATCTACCGGCGAATCGATGAGGTGATGCCTCTCAAGCTTCGGGAGAACCTCCGGGCCAATGAGCCGGCAGCCCGGCAGAGCAAGAAACTGGCCACTATCGACTCCCAGGTGCCTGTCAAACTTGATCTCCCGGCCTGTCAGATCAGTGATCATGATCACGATAAGGTTAACGAGTTGTTTCGTAAACTGGAGCTTTTTACCTTGCTGGACCGAATATCGCACTTCATCGGAGCGAAGAACTCCCCGTCAACAAATGAAACCAAAACCCATACAAACTACACGACACTGAATACGTCCGAAGCGCTCGATGCACTCTTGCCGCAGCTGGCTAAATCCAAGGCGATCGCCATTGACACCGAGACCACAGGGTTGAATGCCAGGAATGCAGGTCTGGTTGGCATCTCAATTTGCACCGAACAGGGAAAAGCCTGGTACATACCTGTAGGCCATCAAAGCGAAGACCGTCAACTGCCTCTGGCCGAAGTGGCCGCTAAACTTGACCCCGTTCTGCAGAACCCAAAGATTCCCAAGATCACTCATAACGGCAAGTACGATATCGCCGTCCTGGCAAACCATGGAATGGAAGTGGGAAATCTTGCCTCCGACACCATGATCGCGGCCTACCTCCTGGGGGAAAAATCGCTGGGACTCAAGCAGCTGGTTTTCAACAAGTTGGCCATCAAAATGACCCCCATAACCGACCTCATCGGGTCAGGGACCAAGCAGAAATCAATGGCGGAAGTCGGTGTGGGAGAAGCCTCCGAATACGCCTGCGCCGACGCCGATATGACCTTCAGATTAAATCAGCTCCTGGAGACGGAATTGAAGGAACAAGGCCTGTGGCGTCTTTTTAGCGAAGTTGAGATGCCGCTCGTCCCCATCCTTTGCCAGATGGAAAAGGATGGCATCGCCCTGGACGCAGGGGCACTTCAAAAGATGTCCCGCGAACTAGCCCAAGAGATCGGGAAAACGGAACTCGCTATCTACAACGCGGTGGGACACCAGTTCAACATCAACTCCAGCCAGCAACTGGGGAGAATTCTTTTTGAAGAACTCAAGCTGCCCACGGCGCGCAAGACCAAGAGCGGCTATTCCACCGATATGTCCGTCCTGGAAGGTTTGAAACCGATGCATCCGGTTGTGGGCTCCGTCATCGAATACCGGCAGCTCACCAAGCTGAAATCGACCTACATCGATGCGCTTCCGGCCCTTATCGATCCCAAAACAGGCCGGGTGCATACCAGCTTCAACCAGACCGTCGCCGCCACCGGACGTCTCTCATCCAGCGACCCTAACTTGCAGAACATCCCCATTCGAACCGAACTGGGCAAGCGAATAAGGCTAGCCTTTATCGCCCCGAACGAAAACTTTCGGCTGATCAGCGCGGATTACTCCCAGATCGAGCTTCGGGTGATGGCGCATCTCTCCCAGGACCCGGGACTTCTTGCGGCTTTCACGCACGATGAGGACATCCACTCCACTACCGCTGCTCAAGTATTCGGCGTGGAGAAATCGCAGGTGACCCCCGATATGAGAAGAGTGGCTAAAGTGGTAAACTTCGGGGTGATTTACGGCATGAGCGATTATGGCCTAGAGCAGGCATCAGGATTCTCCCGTCGCGAGTCAGCCGATTTCATTAAAACCTATTTTGAAAAATATCGCGGCGTACAGGATTATATCAATATAACCAAACGTCAGGCCGCCGAGAAGGGATACGTTCAAACGGTGCTGGGCCGAAAGCGATTCATCCCCGACATCAATTCCTCCAACTATCAGGTGCGGCAAGCAGCCGAACGGATGGCCATCAACATGCCGGTTCAGGGGACCGCCGCCGACATCATCAAGCTGGCCATGATCAAGATTTATCGGGAGATGAACGCTCAGCGCCTCCAGAGCAAGATGATCCTTCAGGTGCACGACGAGCTTCTCTTTGAGGTGCCGATGGAAGAACTCGAGGCCATGAAAGGATTGATCGGGCAAATAATGCCCAGAGCTATGGACTTCACTGTGCCGCTGAGGGTGGAGATCAAAGAGGGAAGAACTTGGGGAGAGATGGAGTGAACGGGTGCATAGAATACCCCATGTATTCACAATCGTGTGAGTTTCATTGTATAATAGTCTGCAACCAAAGGAAGAATGACTGAGAGTTGGCAACTCTCAGTTTTTTAATTATTGACGGGAGGCAGGGAATATGCCCGAAGAAAAGACCCTTTTGACCCCAGAGGGACTGCTAAAACTCAAAGAAGAGCTGGATCATTTACGCTCGGTTCGGCGGCCGGATGTTTTGGAGAAGCTCCAACGGTCAAAGGAGTTGAGCGATACGGTGGACAACGCTGAATATGAAGAGGCCAAGAACGATCAGGCCTTTGTCGAGGGCCGTATCTTGACCATCGAGAAGATGATCAAGCACGCTGAAGTGATGACGGATGATGAATCGCGTCGGCCCACGGAGGTCAAGTTTGGATCCAAGGTGACGATCCGTGCCCAGGATGGAAAGGAAAGCGAGTATACCATCGTGGGAAAGGCTGAGACCGACCCCAGTGAAGGAAAAATCTCCAACGAATCCCCGGTGGGGAGAGCCCTGCTGGGAAAACGCGTTGGCGATGAGATCGAAGTAGAGGCTCCAAAGGGCCTGATAAAGTTGAAAGTATTGACCATTTCCAAGAAGAAGGGTTATGTCAGAAAGGAAAGACGACCAAGCCAAAAGCCGCCTCGATAAACTGCAGCGAATCAGGGATCGCGGCATTGATCCGTATCCCGCCAGTTACCGGTGCAGTCACACTATCGGGGAAGCCGTTGTTCTCTATCAGCAGGGGAAAGATAAACCCGATGAGCTTCCCCCGGTAAAACTCGCCGGACGCATTATGGCTTTCCGCTCCATGGGCAAAGCCAGCTTTATGGATATTCGGGATGGATCGGGCAAAATTCAGGTCTTCCTCGGCAAGGATACACTGGGCGAGGAGAAATATGGCCTGATTCGCGATTTTGACATCGGCGATTTCATCGGAGTTGAAGGCCAACTGTTTGCCACCCGGACCGGCGAGACCACTGTCAAGGCATCCGACTTCGCCATGCTCTCCAAATCCCTGCAGCCGCTGCCGGAAAAATGGCACGGCCTGACCGATGTTGAAAAGCGATATCGCCAACGTTATCTCGATCTGATCTCATCGGAAAATGTACGTCAGACTTTTCTCGTCCGCAGCCGCGTGATTTCGGCCATGCGCCGTTTTTTGGACGCGCGTGGGTTTATTGAAGTGGACACCCCAGTGCTGCACCACAAAGCCGGTGGCGCTATGGCCAAGCCCTTCATCACGCATCACAATGCCCTCGATCGGGACCTTTATCTCCGCATCGCCACCGAGCTTCATCTCAAACGGCTGATCATCGGAGGGTTTGACCGGGTCTACGAAATCGGGCGAATCTTCCGCAATGAGGGAATTTCCATCAAGCATAATCCGGAGTTCACCACGCTGGAATGCTACCAGGCCTATGCAGACTATCACGATGTGATGGACTCGGTTGAGCAGATGATCCCGGCAATCGCTCAAGAGGTGTTGGGCACAACTAAGATCAACTTCGGCAAACACGAGATTGAGTTTTCTCCTCCATGGCAGCGAGTCACATTGCGTGATGCGATCCGGCAAAGAAGCGGCATCGACTTCATGGCTTTCCCCGATGCGGCCTCGCTGGAAACGGAAATGACAAGACAGGGGATGCAAATCGCCGAACAACTGAGCTGGGGAAAGCTGGTAGATAAGTTGCTCTCAGATACCGTCGAGCCCCACCTCATCCAGCCCACATTCATCACGGACTATCCGGTGGATTTGTCGCCTTTGGCCAAGAGACAGCCTGGCGACCCCCGGCTGGTAGAGCGATTTGAGGCGTTTGCCGGAGGGATGGAGATCGCCAACGCCTTCAGCGAACTGAATGACCCAATGGACCAGCGGTCGAGATTCGAAGAGCAGGAAAAAATGCATGCCCTTTTCGGAGATGAAGAAGCCGAAAGAGTTGACGAGGATTTTCTCCTGGCCCTGGAACACGGCATGCCTCCAACCGGCGGATTGGGAATCGGCATTGACCGGCTGGTGATGCTGCTGACAGGCCAGCAATCGATTCGGGATGTGATCCTGTTCCCACAACTAAGATCAATAGAGCAGGAATGAAATTATGTTAAGTATACAGCTTATCCGCAAAGACCCGGAACTCGTTCGTGAGGTGCTGGCCAAACGAAACGATAACACTTCGATCGACGAAGTTCTGAAGCTGGATGCTGAGCACCGCAAGATCATTCAAGAAATGGAAGCCCTTCGGGAGCAACGCAACGCGGTCAGCAAAGAACTGAGCCGGATGAAGGACAAACCCGCCCAGATGATCGCCGACATGCGGCAGGTGGGAGAGCAAATCAAGGCTCTGGAGCAAGAGGCAGCCAGACTTTCGGAAATTCTCACCGACCGGCTTTTGCGCCTTCCGAACCTGCTGCACGACAGCGTTCCCGTCGGCAAAGACGAGGGGGGCAATGTGGTCCTCCGCCATTGGGAAAAACCGCGCCATTTCGATTTCACCCCACGTCCGCACTGGGAGATTGGCGAGGCTTTGGAGATCATCGATTTTGAGCGCGGCGTAAAGCTTTCCGGCTCACGGTTCTATGTACTGAAAGGGCTCGGCGCTCGACTGCAACGCGCTCTTATCGACTTCATGCTCGATCTTCACGTCAAGGAACACGGGTATCTGGAAACCTATCCGCCTTTCATGGTCAAGCGGGAGTGCCTGGTGGGATCGGGGAATCTGCCCAAGTTTGCCGATAACCTCTATCACGATGCCGAGGAAGACTACTGGTTTGTGCCCACTGCGGAAGTCCCGCTAACCAATCTCTACCGCGATGAAATCCTTGAGCCAGGCGTTCTGCCGCTCTATCACGTCTCGCACACCGCCTGTTTCCGAAGGGAAAAAATGTCCGCCGGCAAGGACGTACGTGGCATCAAGCGAGGCCATCAGTTCGATAAAGTGGAAATGTACAAGTTCGTCGAACCGCAGACCTCCAACGATGAGCTGGAAAAGATGGTGCACGACGCCGAGGACGTAGCTCAGAAGCTGGGCTTGCCCTATCGCATCATTCAGCTCTGCACTGGCGATATCGGCTTTGCCTCCACCAAATCCTACGATGTTGAGATATGGGCTCCCGGCTGCGCCGAGTGGCTGGAGGTCAGTTCCTGCTCAAACTGCGGCGATTTCCAGGCGCGTCGGGCCAACATCCGCTACCGTCCCGAGCCCGGTGCCAAACCGGAGTTTGTGCACACCCTGAACGGTTCAGGCCTGGCTCTTCCCCGTGTCCTCATTTCCGTACTGGAAAACTACCAGCAGCCTGATGGCAGCGTGACCGTTCCTGAAGTTCTGCGGCCATACATGGGCGTGGATATAATCAGGTAGCACGCATCCCTTGGTTTCCGGACAGCCGTGAGTCGCAATACTCCATATTGAGTGGAGGACATCATCGTGAAGATCCTGGCAATGGACATCGGCGGCCTGACGCAGGATATTCTCCTATTCGACACCTCGCAAACCATCGAAAACTGCGTTCAGATGATCATGCCCTCGCCCACAACCATACTGGCCAGGAAGATCAGGGAGGCAACAAAAGCTAGACTGCCTATTTTCTTCACCGGCGTGAACATGGGCGGAGGCCCATCCAAACGAGCGCTCACCGAACATCTCAAGACAGGATTCAAAGCCTTTGCCACTACAGAAGCCGCCGCTACTTTCGATGACGATCTCGAAGAAGTGGCCAGATGGGGCGTCAAAATCATCTCGGAAGACGAGGCTCCGAAGAAGACAGATGTTTGCATAATCGAGACCCGGGATGTAGATCTAACTGCCGTGGAAGAAGCACTGTCCGCATTCAAAGTCGATTCCGGATTCGATGCCGTGGCCATCGCCGTTCTCGACCACGGAGCAGCCCCTGCTGGTGTCAGCGACCGTCTCTTCCGCTTCCAGCACCTGCGCCAGACTTTAGAGAAGAGCAGGGAATTGACCGCTTTTGCTTATCTCGCCGAAGAAATTCCGCCGAATCTTACACGCATGAAGGCCGTCTCCCGGAGCCTGAATCGAGACTTGCCTCTTCTGGTAATGGATACGCCAGTGGCCGCGGCTATCGGCGCTGGAGAGGATCGAGAGGTTGCCCAACATACCCACCGATTGATCGTCAACGTGGGCAATTTTCACACGCTGGCCTTTCACCTAAAAGGAAACTCCATCTTAGGCCTTTTTGAACACCACACCCACGGTCTCAGCAGTGATAAACTGGATGACCTGATCACAAGGCTGGTCAAGGGTGAACTCACCAACGAAGAGGTCTTCAATGATAACGGCCATGGCTGTGTGATTATCGAAACCAGCTCCACCATCCCCTTTCTCACCGTGACAGGCCCTCAGCGCCAGCTTATGATTGGCTCAGGCCTTCACCCTTATTTCGCCGCCCCTTATGGAGATATGATGCTCACCGGATGCTTTGGCCTGGTGCGTGCTTTTGCACTAAGGGTAAAAAGCTGGCAGGAGGAGATCGAAAGGGCGTTGGAGGATTCGGGACTGTAAGCATTGTGCCATCCCTGCTCAACCCAAAGCCCGCTCAAGAACGAAACCCTTGATCCCGCTCGATGAGTTCCCGGCAATATGCGGCCACACTGGTTGTCTTACCGGATCTTCTGCTCAATTTATCCCGCAGCCGCGCAAAAACAGCCGGATGTAGTTTCACTTGAACCACCACCTCACTTCCCTTCACATCGTCAACCTCAGCAGGCTTCACCAAATCGTTTAACTGCTGATCCACAGCCCGTTTCACCCAGTCGCCAGCGCTTTCACCTTCCGCCAGATGGTCAACGATTCGATTGTACAAATCATCGTGTATCCGAATACCAACGACTCGGGTGTTCCGACCTTTCACCATACCTCACCTCGATTTGAGTGCTGCCACTACAATACCAAATCGAATCACTGTTGTCTAGTGTTAACGCTATTTTGATTTCACCCGCAATTTTGATAGCGTTAACGCTAATAACTAATATTTTCTCCTGCCACAATAATCAACCGTCAAAGCACCAGAAGTCGAGCGGTAGAAATAGACTTTGGCAATAGAATAGGTTAAAATCGAAAGCCGGGAGGGATGGCCGAGCGGTTTAAGGCGGCGGTCTTGAAAACCGTTGGATGGCTTATGCTATCCCGTGGGTTCGAATCCCACTCCCTCCGCCACTCTACGCACTACAGAGAACAAGGTCCTGTGGTTGCGCCCATCCCTCCCTCGGCTTAAAACGGGCTACTGATTCATCCAAAGGGGTTAATCCGAGGAAGTATGTCTCTTTCTGGCCTGTTATTTTAGAAACAGCCTCAATCATGCCCATGGTAACTTCTTCCAGTTGTCCACGCTCCCAATACCACACGGTTTTTTCCGTAACCCCGCCTACTTTATAGCCAACATCCCCTAGTTTCTTAGCGACATCAGCAACAGAGAGGTTTGCCGGGATACGCGCCAATTTGAGGCGCATTCCGAACTTCTTTGGGTTTATGTCTAGACCTGATACCATCTTTATCACCTCCTTCCCGGTCCACATTCAGAGATTGTAGGATACCATCATTACCATTACCTGTCAATATGTTGATGCCTGATGTAAGAATATGCTGTTTTAATGTGTTGACAATGCCTATGGTGTGTGATAGCTTAGTTTGTGTAAGAAACCTTACATTCTCTGTAACCTAGTGAACATTGGGAGGGAATATGGCAATGGGGCCCCTTGTACGGATAACGGTAGAGATCCCGGAGGAATTGGCAAGACAACTCGATGCTGAGGTTGAGCGCACCTATAGCACACGCAGAGCCGTAATCTGCCAACTGCTTGAGACGTTACCTCAAGCCAAAGACAACGAGAAGAAATGTGTGGAGGTGCCACGATGACCACAGTAGCTGGACCGAAACCCCAGACCTCAGAGCCAAAAAACCGATGCCTGCAACTATGCGGGGAACCCCAAATGCCGACCTGTTGTTTTTGTGAGGGAGTGTGCCCGATTGCCATCGCGAAGAGAGCGGAGGTGCCCCGATGATCAAGATTTGCAAATGCGGGTGTCGTATCTGGGTGGAATATCGGTGGAACGGGCTTGCGCCGATGGCCTATTACTACGACGAGCACTACAAGGCCATCGACAATTGTCCGGGATGTGGAGAGTGGCTGACTCGTGACGTATTCGACCAGACGCAATGTCTGGCGGGAGCCTGGTAAGGATAAGGTGCCATGACACGAGAGAGCAGCGACCGCATTGATCTCGCCGGCATCACCTCTGATGGCTTCGACTACGCCCTGCAGGTGTGGGTCGAGAATTACATCATCCAGGATGTCGGGCAGCTGCCCCCCGGTCTGGCCGGTAAGGATATCCGCACCGTCCCCGGCAGATCCGTCCGTTGCCCACACTGCGGTTTTAACGTTTCCTCTCTCGTATCACATTCTAAAAGTTCGGTGTCCACCGTCGTATCACTAGACGGGAGCTTCAGTGACGAAATCATAGAGGCCACTGGGAGAGTCATTCTCTTCTGGTGGCATCTTTTTGAAAAGACTCCTCTAATGGGCCGGTTAATCAAATCTATCGACAGGAGTGATCATGTCCAAGAGTAATAGCGAAAAGGCAGAACTCGCATTGGAGATCATTACCAGAGAATTGGGTAGACCGGAAATTGAACCGTCCAGGATTATTGATCGCATCAGCGGGTGCGAATCCAGCTACATGGGCTGCCCTCAAAGGAGTTGACCATGTTTGTTGCCGAACTGATATGCGCAGACTGTCATAACCCGATTTCTCACAGCGATCCGATGCGAGTAGACGAAACCGGGAAGACACGGCACGAAAAATGCCCGAAGGGGAGGTCTAACAATGCAACAGACAACCGACCCCAAAACGATGTGTCAGTGCTGCCAATCGGAGTACACGAGAGAAGAGGCACTAGCCGCATCGCACAGAGGTGATATTTGCCCATGGTGTGGGAATCCGCCCGACAGAAGTCTCTCAACGACCATCGGCGACTACCTCCGGGAGCCTTTTGATCCAGAGAAGCGAGCGTTGGACAAGACCATCGCTAACCGGTTTGAGAGGGCATCATGACGTGGATAGCGATTCACGACTGCCGATCCCGTCAGTTCATGACCATTAAAATCCCGCACCGGCAACACGTCCGGATCTATGAACTCGTCGGCAATGACTGGGTGGCCGTCCCAGGGAATGTGTTGCGCGGGTTGTTCAATGTCGAAACCATCTCTGCCCTGTCATGGGACGGATCGGTGGTGACCCGTGGATAAAGAACAGGCCATCACCGCCCTCCAGAAGGCCATGTCCATAAAGGACAAAGCGGCCCGGCACCAACAACTCCAGGATATCCTCGATGCGTTTGAGCGCTCTCTCAAGAGCAATACCTCCGGTTCTCAAATACAGAACGATTCATTCCACACCCTTTCTACACCGTCGAGCGATGCCGCGACCAATCCTTTGTTCCGTCGAGGTGGCCAGAGGGCCATCCCGGAGAATCTGGTGTCAACGATTGATAATTGGCACGGCATCGGTTGGGGTTACGGGGCTATCGCCCATTTTCTCCGCCAGGAGCACGGACTGTCAGTCGACCGGACTACCATCAAGAATGTCCTCCGACGAAAGGGTACTTATGCTACAGGTTAATACGCCGGAACACGACGCTCAGACAGAGGATCCGGCACCCAACCCGTTCAGCGCGGATGTCCCCTACCTGACGCAGTCTCATCTTGAGCACATCAAGGGATCAGCTATATCGCTGGAGGTGGCCAGGGAACGGGGTTACAAATCCATTCTTGGCAAGCAGACCATCGCCGAAAAGGGGTTTTCAAAAGCCCAACAGCGCGCCCCGGGCATCCTCATTCCACAATACGGCCCCGATGTCGCCAATGTCCGATACATTTATCGTCCCGACAATCCCCGGC
It includes:
- the dapB gene encoding 4-hydroxy-tetrahydrodipicolinate reductase — translated: MEPIKVLVHGALGKMGQTVVNAVCNDPDLQLTGAVDALAKNSTLQLPNGTGRIPLSSDLQSLIGTSAPDVMVDFTQHGVVMPAARMAIKHRVSLVIGTTGLSQTDFAEIDTLSRANGVGALFAANFSLGAVLMMHMAKIASKYFDYAEIVEMHHEKKLDSPSGTAMATAKGMVDSRGNRFTYPETEKETLPGGRGAEFEGIALHSVRSPGYMAHQEVIFGAAGELLKIRHDSINREAFMPGVILAIKEVGKSKGLTVGLDKLLGLQEISTR
- the dapA gene encoding 4-hydroxy-tetrahydrodipicolinate synthase, with the translated sequence MSGTSRPGRLLTAMVTPFDKKGEVNYDQAQKLAVALLDSGSDGMVIAGTTGESPTITHKEEVRLIAEVRSAVGKRGTIVAGTGSNSTAEAVAATRDAEKIGVDACLLVVPYYNKPTQEGLYQHFKAIAESTSLPCILYNVPSRAVVNMSAETVIRLSRIDNIIGIKEASGNLDQVSQIISNTKDDFLVYSGNDNDTFAVMALGGYGVISVASHLVGKQIQEMMVNIIEGRIESAAQIHRHLLSLVNALFVISSPIPIKYALNHVGFDVGQPRLPLTPPDEKSAAIIEAALKKYHIDLPVG
- the rsmD gene encoding 16S rRNA (guanine(966)-N(2))-methyltransferase RsmD, with the protein product MRVIAGEAKGRTLKWPKEPHIRPTADLVRGAIFSALESLEVDWSRALDLYAGTGALGIEALSRGAEEVDFVEQNPKCCSVIRENLEHTGLAGRAKIYRLEARKALRTLHEHYGIIFMDPPYSDQTEQAILCDVVTSGLVNKQTTIIMEHPQKLKPEATQGNFQKIRSLRHGDTCVSIYQCDGGEK
- the coaD gene encoding pantetheine-phosphate adenylyltransferase, with the translated sequence MTIALYPGSFDPVTYGHLDIATRAAKVFDELIIGVFDLPAKNILFSTEERVEMIRKSVKDIPNIRATAFSGLTVNYAQQMNARVIIRGLRMRPDFEREFEMALMNKKLAPQIEVLCMMSSVQYQFLSSSLTKEVAHLGGDIDDLVPKHVSLALKEKSSSKKG
- a CDS encoding 4Fe-4S binding protein, whose translation is MAMKITDDCIACGACISECPVEAITDGDTKSIIDPKKCVECKGYAPSSKCVDVCPVEAIVKA
- the polA gene encoding DNA polymerase I — translated: MSQGKPSLLLFDANALIHRAFHALPGLSTKSGQPTGAIYGFVTMLLKTLEELKPSYCAVAFDSAAPTFRHIEFQDYKAHRPKTPDELVSQFGLVREIVQAFNIPQFEIAGFEADDILGALSQQASAQGVDTTIVTGDTDMLQLVSPSIRVLLPKPKRPFSDTQIYDEQAVQERYNLNPQQLSDLKGLKGDPSDNIPGVPGIGEKTAQKLISEFGSIEDIYRRIDEVMPLKLRENLRANEPAARQSKKLATIDSQVPVKLDLPACQISDHDHDKVNELFRKLELFTLLDRISHFIGAKNSPSTNETKTHTNYTTLNTSEALDALLPQLAKSKAIAIDTETTGLNARNAGLVGISICTEQGKAWYIPVGHQSEDRQLPLAEVAAKLDPVLQNPKIPKITHNGKYDIAVLANHGMEVGNLASDTMIAAYLLGEKSLGLKQLVFNKLAIKMTPITDLIGSGTKQKSMAEVGVGEASEYACADADMTFRLNQLLETELKEQGLWRLFSEVEMPLVPILCQMEKDGIALDAGALQKMSRELAQEIGKTELAIYNAVGHQFNINSSQQLGRILFEELKLPTARKTKSGYSTDMSVLEGLKPMHPVVGSVIEYRQLTKLKSTYIDALPALIDPKTGRVHTSFNQTVAATGRLSSSDPNLQNIPIRTELGKRIRLAFIAPNENFRLISADYSQIELRVMAHLSQDPGLLAAFTHDEDIHSTTAAQVFGVEKSQVTPDMRRVAKVVNFGVIYGMSDYGLEQASGFSRRESADFIKTYFEKYRGVQDYINITKRQAAEKGYVQTVLGRKRFIPDINSSNYQVRQAAERMAINMPVQGTAADIIKLAMIKIYREMNAQRLQSKMILQVHDELLFEVPMEELEAMKGLIGQIMPRAMDFTVPLRVEIKEGRTWGEME